One genomic region from Arthrobacter pigmenti encodes:
- a CDS encoding RNA polymerase sigma factor translates to MLREPFCGQRAIHSVSTDNDIIRRSRDSPAAFGELYDRHASVIYRYAARRAGDFAADDVTSETFLVAWEQLGTYDLDREDARPWLFGIATNLLRRHHRAEAKVLKAAAKAASDEAVADDSDRIADRVDAKVATGRLARTLKGMTAVDRETLLLYAWADLTYEGIALAMQVPVGTVRSRLNRARRAMRAQLNLEQLDETENDHGRFAAAPRNA, encoded by the coding sequence ATGCTCCGTGAACCCTTCTGCGGCCAGCGGGCAATACATAGTGTGAGCACAGACAACGACATCATCAGGCGGTCCCGCGACAGCCCCGCAGCTTTTGGGGAGTTGTACGACAGACACGCATCAGTCATCTATAGATACGCAGCCAGAAGGGCCGGTGACTTCGCCGCTGACGACGTGACGTCTGAAACTTTCTTGGTCGCGTGGGAACAGTTAGGAACGTACGACCTTGACCGGGAGGATGCCCGGCCCTGGTTGTTCGGTATCGCCACCAATCTGCTCCGACGACATCACCGGGCTGAGGCCAAGGTGCTCAAAGCTGCGGCGAAAGCGGCCTCGGATGAGGCTGTGGCCGATGACTCTGACCGCATTGCTGACCGGGTGGACGCCAAGGTGGCGACCGGACGCCTTGCCCGGACCCTCAAGGGTATGACCGCAGTTGATCGGGAAACGTTGCTGCTCTATGCCTGGGCTGACCTGACCTATGAAGGGATCGCCTTGGCGATGCAAGTTCCGGTGGGAACTGTCCGCTCTCGCTTGAATCGCGCACGCAGGGCTATGCGGGCCCAACTCAACCTTGAACAACTTGATGAAACGGAGAACGACCATGGACGATTTGCAGCTGCTCCGCGAAATGCGTGA